The Methanobrevibacter sp. genome has a segment encoding these proteins:
- the tfrA gene encoding fumarate reductase (CoM/CoB) subunit TfrA, whose product MEIKTITTDVLIIGSGGAGCRAAIEVSNQGKEALIVSKGLSFRSGCTGMAEGGYNAALGLVDPEDSVEAHIKDTLKGGSYLNDPKLVDILINESPDRLHDLEEYGALFDRQESGELNQRPFGGQTYRRTCFQGDRTGHEIMTALKEEILKRDIKTIDEVMITALIKDDSNNILSKVIGAVGLDLKNNDIIYFQAKAVVLATGGSGQLFPVTSNTTQKNGDGFALAWNVGADLIDMEEIQFHPTGMVYPDSRKGVLVTEAVRAEGGRLINSEGERFMGRYDDRMELATRDVVARSIYNEIMEGRGTEHGGVYLDVSHLDPDLIDEKLETMVLQFEDIGVDIKKEPMEVAPTAHHHMGGVRINEDGQSTVENLFACGEVCGGVHGANRLGGNALADTQVFGKRAGFAAALACDLTVMQYNFTAVEEEKDRIESLMKEGSIDPIAMKKEIQQLMWEKVSIVRNEQNLKSALERLLEMKEELNDLNVDDRTQFNESLLTALEVINMVEICILIVKSAILRRESRGAHFREDFPETNDELWKKSIVMGPNKIRFAKR is encoded by the coding sequence ATGGAAATTAAAACTATCACAACTGATGTATTGATTATAGGTTCTGGTGGTGCTGGCTGTAGAGCAGCAATTGAAGTGTCCAATCAAGGAAAGGAAGCATTGATTGTTTCAAAAGGATTGTCATTCAGATCTGGTTGTACTGGAATGGCTGAAGGGGGATACAATGCTGCACTTGGACTTGTAGATCCAGAAGATAGTGTAGAAGCGCATATTAAAGACACCTTAAAGGGTGGAAGCTACCTTAATGACCCTAAATTAGTTGACATTCTAATCAATGAATCACCTGACAGGCTCCATGACTTGGAAGAGTATGGCGCTCTCTTTGACAGACAGGAATCAGGTGAATTGAATCAAAGACCATTTGGTGGTCAAACCTATAGAAGAACCTGTTTCCAAGGAGACAGAACTGGCCATGAAATCATGACTGCACTTAAGGAAGAAATACTCAAGCGTGACATCAAGACCATTGATGAAGTGATGATTACAGCACTTATCAAGGATGACTCAAACAACATCCTCTCAAAAGTGATTGGTGCAGTTGGACTTGACCTCAAGAACAATGACATCATCTATTTCCAAGCTAAGGCTGTTGTTCTTGCAACTGGAGGATCCGGCCAATTATTCCCTGTAACCTCAAACACTACCCAAAAGAATGGGGATGGATTTGCACTTGCATGGAATGTAGGGGCAGACCTGATTGATATGGAAGAGATACAGTTCCACCCAACAGGTATGGTCTATCCTGATTCAAGGAAGGGAGTTCTTGTAACTGAAGCTGTAAGGGCTGAAGGCGGAAGACTCATCAACAGCGAAGGTGAAAGGTTCATGGGCAGATACGATGACCGTATGGAACTTGCTACCCGTGACGTTGTTGCAAGGTCAATCTATAATGAAATCATGGAAGGAAGAGGAACCGAACATGGCGGCGTATATCTTGATGTAAGCCACCTCGACCCCGACTTGATTGATGAAAAGCTTGAAACCATGGTGCTTCAGTTTGAAGACATTGGCGTAGACATAAAGAAAGAGCCAATGGAAGTTGCACCTACCGCACACCATCATATGGGTGGTGTGAGAATCAATGAGGATGGCCAATCCACTGTTGAAAACCTATTCGCTTGCGGTGAAGTATGTGGAGGAGTTCACGGTGCTAACCGTCTTGGAGGTAACGCACTTGCGGACACTCAGGTATTCGGAAAAAGAGCAGGATTTGCTGCTGCCCTTGCATGTGACTTGACTGTCATGCAATACAATTTCACAGCTGTTGAAGAGGAAAAGGATAGAATCGAGTCATTGATGAAGGAAGGTTCCATAGATCCAATAGCTATGAAGAAGGAAATCCAGCAATTGATGTGGGAAAAAGTGTCAATTGTAAGAAATGAGCAAAACCTAAAGTCCGCTCTTGAAAGACTTCTTGAAATGAAAGAGGAATTGAATGACCTCAATGTAGATGACAGGACTCAATTCAATGAATCATTACTCACTGCTCTTGAAGTAATCAATATGGTTGAAATCTGTATCCTTATCGTAAAATCTGCAATACTCAGAAGAGAAAGTAGAGGAGCACACTTCAGAGAAGACTTCCCAGAAACAAATGATGAGCTTTGGAAAAAGAGCATTGTCATGGGACCAAATAAGATTAGATTTGCTAAACGTTAG
- a CDS encoding AarF/UbiB family protein, with the protein MASREERKENRQRIKEIYEVAKKYNVSELISESRKPKDPSQGEYDDELDASGIRLALEELGPAYVKLGQLLCTRPDLVGNDIAEELTKLRDNTPVTPFEEIKEVIETELGQPLDEVYSEFEEEPLGSASIGQVYKATLKESGEKVAVKVQKPGSYEIVAADVRIMVNLAEKADKYITKTRTFNLPAIVREFERSIFKELDYMEEVMNIQKITKNFEGHDYVKYPKVYPKLCTNRLINMELVQGYNVTELYDNEIDGISGKQIANDIVESYFKQLMLDGFFHADPHPGNMIIDAEEKKLCYLDLGMMGILNETFRSDLAQLILLLLGGNANSLVKQLIYMKIITPEQDTEELRMDIEDLVNRYIGADLDQMDGVLEKLINTMIKHGVTLPREFVMIGRGVALIEDIGYNLDKDFNIGEALQRFSKKLAVDRFNPVKVAKGSYDYLLDVEHLMKDLPDRINSTLTKVEKGEIKVNLELKGLTELKNQLSASLIISALIIGSSLAILSNSGPKMWDTSAIGLFGFLLSAVLGFYIVFKYILLDK; encoded by the coding sequence ATGGCATCAAGAGAAGAAAGAAAAGAAAACCGTCAAAGGATTAAGGAAATCTATGAGGTTGCTAAGAAATATAATGTGTCCGAGCTGATTTCAGAATCAAGAAAACCTAAAGACCCTTCTCAAGGGGAATATGATGATGAATTGGATGCTTCTGGTATCAGACTTGCTTTGGAAGAGTTAGGTCCTGCTTATGTCAAGTTAGGTCAGCTTTTATGTACAAGACCGGACCTTGTCGGAAATGATATTGCAGAGGAACTTACAAAGCTTAGGGACAACACTCCTGTCACCCCATTTGAGGAAATCAAGGAAGTGATTGAAACTGAACTTGGCCAGCCATTGGATGAAGTGTACTCTGAATTTGAAGAGGAACCACTCGGTTCTGCATCAATCGGACAGGTTTACAAAGCCACATTGAAGGAAAGTGGTGAAAAGGTAGCTGTAAAGGTTCAAAAGCCAGGTTCATATGAGATTGTCGCAGCTGATGTAAGGATAATGGTCAACTTGGCTGAAAAGGCAGACAAGTACATTACAAAAACAAGAACATTCAATTTGCCTGCAATCGTAAGGGAATTTGAAAGGTCTATCTTCAAGGAACTTGACTATATGGAAGAGGTCATGAACATTCAAAAGATTACCAAAAACTTTGAAGGCCATGATTATGTAAAATATCCTAAGGTATATCCTAAGTTATGTACCAATAGGCTTATCAATATGGAACTTGTTCAAGGGTATAATGTCACTGAGTTGTATGACAATGAGATTGACGGAATATCTGGAAAACAAATTGCAAATGACATTGTCGAATCCTATTTCAAGCAATTGATGCTTGATGGATTTTTCCATGCAGACCCTCACCCAGGTAACATGATTATAGATGCGGAAGAGAAAAAGCTCTGCTACCTTGATTTAGGTATGATGGGAATATTGAATGAAACTTTCCGTAGTGACTTGGCTCAATTGATATTGCTTCTTTTAGGCGGAAATGCAAACAGCCTTGTTAAGCAATTGATTTATATGAAAATCATCACTCCTGAACAGGATACCGAAGAGTTGAGAATGGATATCGAGGATTTGGTAAATCGTTATATTGGCGCTGATTTGGACCAAATGGATGGTGTTTTGGAAAAATTAATCAACACAATGATCAAGCATGGAGTAACACTTCCAAGAGAGTTCGTCATGATTGGAAGAGGAGTTGCACTTATTGAGGATATAGGATATAATCTGGATAAGGACTTCAATATTGGAGAGGCGCTTCAAAGATTCTCTAAAAAATTAGCGGTTGATAGGTTCAATCCAGTTAAGGTAGCAAAAGGAAGCTATGACTATCTATTGGATGTTGAACATTTAATGAAGGATTTGCCTGATAGGATAAATTCCACCCTTACAAAAGTGGAAAAAGGAGAAATAAAAGTCAATTTGGAACTTAAAGGATTGACTGAACTTAAGAATCAGCTTTCAGCATCACTCATAATATCTGCACTTATCATAGGTTCATCATTGGCTATCCTATCAAACAGCGGACCAAAAATGTGGGACACTTCTGCAATAGGTCTATTCGGATTCCTATTAAGTGCAGTTTTAGGATTTTATATAGTTTTCAAATATATTTTACTTGATAAATAG
- the ribB gene encoding 3,4-dihydroxy-2-butanone-4-phosphate synthase — MNHEESLKGSPQERVEIALDAIRSGNGVIVTDDETRENEGDMIFSSEHLTEEQMALLIREGSGIVCLCLTPDKADELELPLMVENNTSTYGTGFTITIEAAEGVTTGVSAADRVKTVKAASNPDAKPSDLNHPGHVFPLRAKEGGVLERDGHTEATIDLMRLAGLNPAGVLCEITLPNGTMARMPDVIEFSKEHDMPVVTIEDIITYRKENNV; from the coding sequence ATGAATCATGAAGAAAGTTTAAAAGGAAGTCCTCAAGAAAGAGTGGAAATAGCATTGGATGCAATAAGATCAGGAAATGGAGTCATTGTAACTGATGATGAGACACGTGAGAATGAAGGAGACATGATTTTCTCATCAGAACACTTGACTGAAGAGCAAATGGCACTTCTCATAAGAGAAGGAAGTGGAATCGTATGCTTATGCTTAACCCCTGACAAGGCCGATGAATTGGAACTTCCTTTAATGGTAGAAAACAATACAAGTACCTATGGTACTGGATTTACAATAACAATTGAAGCAGCAGAAGGAGTAACCACTGGTGTATCTGCAGCAGACAGAGTAAAAACCGTTAAGGCTGCATCAAATCCAGATGCAAAGCCAAGTGATTTAAACCACCCAGGTCACGTATTCCCACTTAGAGCTAAAGAGGGAGGAGTACTTGAAAGAGATGGGCACACTGAAGCAACCATCGACTTGATGAGACTTGCTGGCCTTAATCCTGCTGGCGTATTATGTGAAATCACATTGCCAAACGGAACTATGGCAAGAATGCCAGATGTTATTGAGTTCTCAAAAGAGCATGACATGCCTGTTGTAACAATTGAAGATATTATAACATATCGTAAAGAGAATAATGTTTAA
- a CDS encoding winged helix DNA-binding protein: MELPNQFINENPEDIRIYHFVEELVGSFKNYIDEEFVDEDISLVELPFLLRIRFSTEGTQKELVNLFKVSDGYTAKLLRRFEVAGLIQRIEDPSNRRRKLVKLTDKGIKRTDKILKYIDYWEDTVMDGIVEDERKVLKKSLLKLVLNTQKL, translated from the coding sequence ATGGAATTGCCTAATCAGTTTATTAATGAAAATCCTGAGGACATTAGAATTTATCACTTTGTAGAGGAATTGGTAGGAAGCTTTAAAAATTACATTGATGAGGAATTTGTAGATGAAGACATAAGTTTAGTTGAACTTCCTTTTTTACTTAGAATAAGGTTTTCTACTGAAGGAACTCAAAAGGAATTGGTAAATCTGTTTAAGGTAAGTGATGGATATACTGCAAAGCTTTTAAGGCGCTTTGAAGTAGCCGGTCTTATCCAAAGAATTGAAGATCCATCTAATAGACGTAGAAAATTAGTGAAATTAACTGATAAGGGCATTAAAAGAACCGATAAGATATTGAAATACATCGATTATTGGGAAGATACAGTAATGGATGGAATCGTTGAGGATGAGAGAAAAGTCTTGAAAAAATCCTTATTGAAGTTGGTTCTAAACACTCAAAAGCTTTAA
- the mmp11 gene encoding methanogenesis marker protein 11 yields MAILKPDELKEKFDDPWIAPYEKVITMADGDIVELIEYHPCPSGSNWLLYQYQHSSELIIDAKRDGNKHTYLCKVGKKPIDLKASINAAGIEEVAIDEEAKEVKVTHGGLAGAGVGAGMCRGMGEGVKYVDVLEVGGGSKEGKATVVTPKYEKLVIGIDDTDVKDAGATWTMAHNIGLQLKEEGFEYLDHIIVQLFPHNPHKTQNCVSIALTFAVMAEDKERLINRLIEILEHDTLSDKTAIAILEGIGIPPKLREYAMATKTGMMDVETAEKLAEELDIPLIAVTGDQGKVGALAALGLHDDVDEAVKVYY; encoded by the coding sequence ATGGCAATTTTAAAACCTGATGAGTTAAAGGAAAAATTTGATGACCCATGGATTGCTCCATATGAGAAAGTCATTACAATGGCTGATGGAGATATTGTAGAACTTATTGAATACCACCCATGCCCAAGCGGTTCCAACTGGTTGCTTTATCAATACCAACACAGCAGTGAACTTATCATTGATGCTAAAAGAGATGGAAACAAGCACACCTACCTTTGTAAAGTAGGTAAAAAGCCAATAGACCTTAAGGCAAGTATCAATGCTGCTGGAATTGAAGAAGTTGCAATTGATGAAGAGGCAAAAGAAGTTAAAGTCACTCACGGAGGTCTTGCTGGCGCTGGTGTAGGTGCTGGAATGTGCAGAGGAATGGGTGAAGGTGTCAAATATGTGGATGTCCTTGAAGTTGGTGGAGGCAGTAAGGAAGGAAAAGCTACTGTTGTAACTCCTAAATACGAGAAATTAGTCATTGGAATAGATGACACAGACGTTAAGGATGCAGGAGCAACTTGGACTATGGCTCATAACATTGGCCTTCAATTGAAAGAGGAAGGATTCGAATATCTTGACCATATTATCGTTCAGTTATTCCCACATAATCCTCACAAAACTCAAAACTGCGTTTCAATTGCACTTACCTTTGCTGTAATGGCTGAAGATAAGGAAAGATTGATCAACAGACTTATTGAAATCTTAGAGCATGACACATTATCCGATAAGACTGCAATAGCTATTCTCGAAGGAATAGGAATCCCACCTAAACTTAGAGAATATGCAATGGCTACAAAAACCGGCATGATGGATGTTGAAACTGCTGAAAAGCTTGCAGAAGAATTAGACATTCCACTCATTGCAGTTACTGGAGACCAAGGAAAAGTAGGTGCACTTGCAGCATTAGGTCTTCATGATGATGTTGATGAGGCAGTTAAAGTTTATTACTAG
- the dusB gene encoding tRNA dihydrouridine synthase DusB, whose protein sequence is MKWKIGNVEIDNQIALAPMAGVCDFSFRTIVKSMGCGLIETEMVSDKAIMYGNWKTKEMLYMTDYEHPISQQIVGSDLESLTFASKYIWENTDVDIIDINMGCPVTKVTNRSKAGCALMKEPDKVKSILESIVDIVPIPVTVKIRSGWDKNSINAVEIAQIVDDAGASAITVHPRTKDQGYSGKADWSIISKVKENVNIPVIGNGDIKSCFDAKGMLDETNCDAVMIGRASLGNPWLIRDCVNYLEDGTLPYEVTMEERMETLKKHIDMLIEVKGEEFAIPKMRTQAAYYVKKLPRTIELKQQIFKMNTKEDLFNLLDDYVNSMEKE, encoded by the coding sequence ATGAAGTGGAAAATTGGAAATGTTGAAATAGACAATCAGATAGCTTTGGCCCCTATGGCGGGAGTATGTGACTTCAGCTTTAGAACCATTGTAAAGTCAATGGGATGTGGGCTCATTGAAACAGAAATGGTTTCAGACAAGGCTATTATGTATGGCAATTGGAAGACCAAGGAAATGCTGTACATGACTGACTATGAACATCCAATTTCACAGCAGATTGTCGGCTCTGATTTGGAATCTCTCACATTTGCATCAAAGTACATCTGGGAAAATACAGATGTCGATATCATTGACATTAACATGGGATGTCCTGTAACAAAAGTGACAAATAGGTCAAAGGCAGGATGTGCATTGATGAAAGAACCGGATAAGGTAAAATCTATTCTAGAATCTATTGTAGACATTGTGCCGATTCCAGTTACTGTAAAGATTAGAAGTGGTTGGGATAAAAACAGCATAAATGCAGTTGAAATTGCCCAAATCGTTGATGATGCAGGGGCATCAGCGATTACAGTTCACCCAAGAACAAAAGATCAAGGCTACTCCGGAAAGGCAGATTGGTCCATTATAAGTAAAGTCAAGGAAAATGTGAATATTCCAGTTATTGGAAATGGTGACATCAAGTCCTGTTTTGATGCAAAAGGAATGCTTGATGAAACAAATTGTGATGCAGTCATGATAGGAAGGGCATCACTTGGAAATCCATGGCTTATCCGAGATTGCGTAAACTATCTTGAAGACGGCACACTTCCATATGAAGTTACAATGGAAGAGAGAATGGAAACACTCAAAAAACATATAGATATGCTCATTGAAGTCAAGGGAGAGGAATTTGCAATTCCAAAAATGAGAACTCAAGCTGCCTATTACGTTAAGAAATTGCCAAGAACAATTGAATTAAAGCAGCAAATATTTAAAATGAATACAAAAGAAGATCTGTTTAATCTATTGGATGATTATGTAAATTCTATGGAAAAAGAGTAA
- the ribH gene encoding 6,7-dimethyl-8-ribityllumazine synthase, translating to MVKYNIGAVVAEFNYDITHMMLELAKAEAKVRDCEITKIVMVPGVFDMPLAIKKLTEADQEGKIDLDCIITLGTVIEGATDHDQIVAQHASRKIADLSLEWGKPISLGISGPGMTRLDAHRRVSYGKNAVEAAVKMCDRLQDI from the coding sequence ATGGTAAAATATAATATTGGTGCAGTAGTTGCAGAATTTAATTATGACATTACTCATATGATGTTGGAACTTGCAAAAGCTGAAGCTAAAGTTCGTGACTGTGAAATTACAAAAATTGTAATGGTTCCTGGCGTATTCGATATGCCACTTGCAATCAAGAAATTAACTGAAGCAGACCAAGAAGGCAAAATTGACCTTGACTGCATAATCACTTTAGGTACTGTAATTGAAGGTGCAACCGATCACGACCAAATCGTAGCTCAACATGCATCCCGTAAAATTGCTGACTTGTCCTTGGAATGGGGCAAACCTATTTCCCTTGGAATCAGCGGTCCTGGAATGACCAGATTAGATGCACACAGAAGAGTTAGCTATGGTAAAAACGCTGTTGAAGCAGCTGTTAAAATGTGTGACAGATTACAAGACATTTAA
- a CDS encoding nitroreductase family protein, with translation MNLEDTIYKRQSIRSYDDAPLDNQTLDEIRDFIDNAKELNPNIKWSYEILPTENISTMMRWKAPHYIAIFSEEKENYYQNIGFIFQQVDLFLQSKGIGTCWIGMGSPKNYENPDKDQKFIIIISIGKPNGNLYREIDQFRRKSLDDISDKADEKLVPAQFAPSASNTQPWYFTHRDDGSYDIYRVKLGRLRNRFYKKWNQIDTGIALAHLYVANEDSFRFYMKDNPKELKGLFYAGSFEI, from the coding sequence ATGAACCTTGAGGATACAATATACAAAAGACAATCTATTAGATCTTACGATGATGCACCCCTTGACAATCAGACACTTGATGAGATAAGGGATTTCATTGACAATGCAAAGGAATTGAATCCAAACATAAAATGGAGTTATGAAATCCTTCCAACAGAGAATATCTCTACAATGATGAGATGGAAAGCACCTCATTACATAGCTATTTTCAGTGAGGAAAAGGAGAATTACTATCAAAATATTGGATTCATCTTCCAGCAGGTAGACCTATTTTTGCAAAGCAAGGGAATTGGGACATGCTGGATAGGAATGGGAAGTCCTAAGAATTATGAAAATCCCGATAAGGACCAAAAATTCATTATAATCATATCAATTGGAAAGCCAAATGGTAATTTATACAGGGAAATTGACCAGTTTAGAAGAAAAAGTCTTGATGATATATCAGATAAGGCAGATGAAAAACTAGTTCCTGCACAATTTGCACCTTCCGCTTCCAATACCCAACCATGGTATTTCACTCACAGGGATGATGGCAGCTATGACATATACAGAGTGAAACTTGGAAGACTTAGAAACAGATTCTATAAAAAGTGGAATCAGATTGATACAGGAATAGCTTTAGCACATCTTTATGTGGCGAATGAGGATAGCTTTAGATTCTACATGAAAGACAATCCTAAAGAGCTTAAAGGATTATTCTACGCTGGAAGCTTTGAAATCTAA
- a CDS encoding methyltransferase yields MDTKLFFQALSKFLIGFIIICMLLFIPAGTLDYPNGWLFMALLFIPMFFAGIIMLFKSPDLLRRRLNAKEEEDEQKTVILVSGIIFLVAFILAGLNFRFGWFHLPTVVIIISSVIFLIAYIMYAEVLRENEYLSRTVEVSENQKVVDSGLYGLVRHPMYTSTIFLFLSMPLVLDSIFSFIVMLVYPIIIIFRIRNEEKVLENELIGYKEYKEKVKYKLIPYLW; encoded by the coding sequence ATGGATACTAAACTATTTTTTCAAGCTTTAAGCAAATTCCTAATTGGTTTTATAATCATATGCATGCTTCTTTTCATTCCTGCTGGAACCTTAGATTATCCTAATGGATGGCTGTTTATGGCATTGCTATTTATTCCTATGTTTTTTGCAGGAATAATCATGCTTTTCAAGTCTCCAGATCTTTTAAGAAGGAGATTGAATGCAAAGGAAGAGGAAGATGAACAGAAAACAGTTATATTAGTTAGTGGAATAATATTTCTCGTTGCTTTCATTTTAGCTGGCCTTAACTTTAGATTCGGATGGTTCCATCTTCCAACTGTGGTTATTATAATCTCTTCAGTCATATTTTTGATAGCTTATATCATGTATGCTGAAGTGTTGAGAGAAAACGAATACCTTTCACGTACTGTTGAAGTGAGTGAAAATCAAAAAGTGGTTGATAGTGGCTTATATGGCCTTGTAAGGCATCCAATGTACACTTCCACAATATTCCTGTTCCTGTCAATGCCATTGGTATTGGATTCAATATTCTCATTTATTGTAATGCTAGTTTATCCAATAATCATAATATTTAGAATAAGAAATGAAGAAAAGGTATTGGAAAATGAGTTGATTGGATATAAGGAGTATAAGGAAAAGGTAAAATATAAACTAATTCCTTATTTATGGTAA
- a CDS encoding YhgE/Pip domain-containing protein, whose translation MSRKDPKMIAEIMKKNFKGAFSNPIVVIVLIGVIILPSLYALLNIQACWDPYGNTGDVPFAIANLDEGASFNDKDINIGKELVKDLKKNDKFKWTFVSEDDLRKGVYNGTYYAGIVIPKNLSENIVSITGDNPQQAKLEYIVNMKTNPVATKLTDSGANAVYTSLNAKIVEIIDIAAYQKLGELQEGLAEGAKKLANGGKQLQAGNAKVQAGASQVKNGESQVKDGANQVKSGASALNDGASQLKQGSDQLSDGASQVEKGSEELSAAVDPSLIPDGPIKDYAEGNSKLADGSSQVAEGGKQLANGANQLADGGSQLANGTVQVAEGSSKLAEGSVSLASGASLLSNGATNALFAASSSLGSTANTLGGITGIDEDTLGDYFLSPVQLERNELFPVNSYGSDVSPFYLVLSMWVGAVITCVMLKPGTSQGTKYSPFEMYFGKLLTYIIMSILQACVTIGGCYLLGIQIVNPILFIASCILVSMIFMILIYSIISAIGTVGKAIGVILLVLQISATGGIYPIQIMHPFFRALYPYMPMTYGITLVREAQLGVVWSNYIPALIILLAIGCLTITVAVIIKEKLDKPSHYFEEKLEESGLF comes from the coding sequence ATGAGTAGAAAAGATCCTAAGATGATTGCAGAAATCATGAAGAAGAACTTCAAGGGAGCATTCTCTAATCCTATTGTAGTGATTGTTCTCATTGGAGTTATTATACTTCCTTCACTTTATGCGCTTTTGAACATACAGGCATGTTGGGATCCTTATGGAAACACTGGTGATGTTCCATTTGCAATAGCTAACCTCGATGAGGGAGCATCATTCAATGATAAGGACATAAATATTGGAAAGGAACTTGTAAAAGACTTAAAGAAAAATGATAAATTCAAATGGACATTCGTTTCAGAAGATGACTTGCGAAAGGGCGTGTATAACGGGACCTATTATGCGGGAATTGTCATACCCAAAAACCTGAGTGAAAACATTGTTTCAATCACTGGCGACAATCCCCAACAGGCAAAGCTTGAATACATTGTAAATATGAAAACAAACCCTGTAGCAACAAAATTGACTGATTCAGGTGCCAATGCGGTTTACACTTCACTTAATGCAAAAATAGTTGAAATCATAGATATTGCAGCTTACCAAAAGCTTGGTGAATTGCAGGAAGGTCTTGCTGAAGGAGCAAAAAAACTTGCAAACGGTGGAAAACAGCTTCAAGCAGGTAATGCAAAAGTTCAAGCAGGAGCAAGCCAAGTGAAAAACGGTGAAAGCCAAGTGAAAGATGGTGCGAATCAAGTTAAATCTGGAGCTTCTGCACTGAATGATGGTGCATCACAATTAAAGCAAGGCTCAGACCAATTAAGTGATGGTGCATCACAAGTGGAAAAAGGTTCAGAGGAATTGTCAGCAGCAGTTGACCCTTCATTAATACCTGATGGCCCAATAAAAGACTATGCCGAAGGAAACTCTAAGCTTGCTGATGGAAGCAGCCAAGTTGCTGAAGGTGGAAAGCAATTGGCAAACGGTGCAAATCAGTTAGCTGACGGAGGAAGCCAACTGGCAAACGGTACAGTTCAAGTGGCTGAAGGAAGCAGTAAATTGGCAGAAGGTTCAGTGAGTCTTGCATCTGGAGCATCCCTACTTTCCAATGGTGCAACAAATGCATTGTTTGCAGCATCCAGTTCATTAGGATCCACTGCAAACACTCTCGGTGGAATCACAGGCATAGATGAAGACACACTTGGGGATTATTTCCTTTCTCCTGTACAATTGGAAAGAAACGAGCTGTTCCCAGTGAATTCATACGGTTCTGATGTATCTCCATTTTACCTTGTATTATCCATGTGGGTAGGTGCTGTAATTACCTGTGTGATGTTAAAGCCAGGAACCAGCCAAGGAACAAAATATTCCCCATTTGAAATGTACTTCGGTAAATTGTTAACCTACATTATAATGAGCATACTTCAAGCATGCGTTACAATCGGGGGATGCTATCTTCTCGGCATTCAAATTGTAAATCCAATACTCTTTATAGCATCTTGCATACTGGTATCGATGATATTCATGATCTTAATCTACTCAATAATTTCTGCAATCGGTACAGTAGGAAAGGCTATTGGAGTTATCCTTTTGGTTCTTCAAATATCTGCAACTGGAGGAATCTATCCAATTCAAATCATGCACCCATTCTTCAGGGCATTGTATCCATACATGCCTATGACTTATGGAATCACATTGGTCCGTGAAGCGCAGCTTGGTGTTGTTTGGTCAAACTATATCCCAGCATTGATTATACTTTTAGCCATTGGATGTTTAACAATAACCGTCGCAGTGATCATTAAGGAAAAATTAGACAAGCCTTCCCATTACTTTGAAGAGAAACTAGAGGAAAGCGGATTGTTTTAG